Proteins encoded by one window of Anopheles maculipalpis chromosome 2RL, idAnoMacuDA_375_x, whole genome shotgun sequence:
- the LOC126556204 gene encoding mitotic checkpoint protein BUB3-like gives MARKAEVQIVNPPSDVISTVKFSPKTNQFLLVSSWDTSVRLYDVVNNTLRHKFFHSSPVLDCTFLDSVKTVSGGLDNTVKLYDLNTHMEYNLGTHDAAVKCVEYASMVNGILTGSWDRTVKLWDGREKECVGTYDQSAGKVYSMSCIEERLVVATSDRKVLIWDLRHMSNYVERRESSLKYQTRTVRCFPNKEGYVMSSIEGRVALEYFNPSPEWQKKKFAFKCHRSKQNDIEHIYPVNAISFHNVYHTFATGGSDGFVNIWDGFNKKRLCQFHMYDSSISSLCFSDDGSALAIACSYMEEAETPPEPYPEPTLYVRYVSEQETRPK, from the exons ATGGCACGCAAAGCAGAGGTGCAAATCGTTAACCCACCCAGCGATGTGATATCGACGGTGAAATTCTCTCccaaaaccaaccaattctTGCTCGTCTCATCGTGGGACACCAGCGTCCGGCTGTACGATGTTGTCAACAATACGCTGCGGCACAAGTTTTTCCACTCCTCACCGGTGCTGGATTGTACTTTTTTG GATTCCGTAAAAACCGTCAGCGGAGGGCTGGACAATACGGTGAAGCTGTACGATTTGAACACACACATGGAGTACAACCTGGGAACGCACGATGCAGCGGTGAAGTGTGTCGAGTACGCGTCCATGGTCAACGGGATCCTCACCGGAAGCTGGGACCGGACGGTGAAGCTGTGGGATGGTCGCGAGAAGGAGTGTGTGGGAACGTACGACCAGAGTGCCGGCAAGGTGTACTCGATGAGCTGCATCGAGGAGCGGCTCGTTGTGGCCACTTCCGACAGGAAGGTGTTGATCTGGGATCTGCGACACATGAGCAACTACGTCGAGCGGCGTGAATCGTCCCTCAAGTATCAGACCCGCACCGTGCGCTGCTTCCCGAACAAGGAAGGGTACGTGATGAGTTCCATCGAGGGCCGTGTGGCACTGGAGTACTTCAATCCCAGCCCGGAAtggcagaagaaaaagttcgCATTCAAGTGTCACCGGTCGAAACAGAACGATATCGAGCATATCTATCCGGTGAACGCAATTAGCTTCCACAATGTGTACCATACGTTCGCCACGGGCGGTTCGGATGGGTTCGTAAACATCTGGGACGGGTTCAACAAGAAGCGGCTGTGTCAGTTTCACATGTACGACAGCTCAATTTCTAGCCTGTGCTTCAGTGACGATGGAAGTGCATTGGCGATCGCTTGTTCGTACATGGAAGAGGCTGAAACCCCGCCGGAACCGTACCCGGAACCGACCCTGTACGTACGTTACGTGAGCGAGCAGGAAACAAGACCAAAGTAG
- the LOC126556062 gene encoding protein yellow-like, whose protein sequence is MALGRRLIALVLVIGCALGQQSNDDSLQSLDSLSPPTPSVPIASGEKQFRVVYEWNVLDFAFSNEDERAQALYSGHYIPKNVLISDCKPFANRLYLTIPRMLPGVPATLGYVVRPENNGRTDPEIVPFPSWEMNERGNCSALQFVQGVAVDKHGIMWVVDSGRTETLTRGKDHVVCPPKILLLDLKRNGSIILRYQFPESVVPAGNNYLNKIVVDDAFGGFAYITDNSGADPGIVVFSRRLLKSWKVRENNSMRAARNAVRFAVNGTELNFSIHIDSIALGPYYNPNISPDQPVSDTLVNSQNYERNVYYSPLSSYHVYSLPASLLRDPEYNARATPRDILEAVVDYGQKQSQTDGMFMDNQGVLYFGLLGEHAIAKWDSYKPFTAKNQQIIAKDATYIQWVDSMGIDHEGYLYVVVNRLHNFVAGRLNPLEVNFRILRAKTGALSYVYTPDNLFNSDGKFLYSGASGEPFADNGLIYQYEGTTPASSRLAAAGILGGASGAAVKTSFAGFIGALVLCGVTSMLGRWGVA, encoded by the exons ATGGCACTGGGACGAAGGTTGATCGCGCTGGTGCTAGTGATTGGGTGTGCACTGGGGCAGCAGTCGAACGATGACAGTCTACAGTCACTCGACAGTCTGAGCCCCCCGACACCCTCGGTACCGATCGCGTCGGGCGAAAAGCAGTTCCGGGTCGTGTACGAATGGAACGTGCTCGATTTTGCCTTCAGCAATGAGGACGAACGAGCGCAAGCCCTGTACAGTGGACACTACATCCCGAAGAACGTGCTCATCTCCGACTGTAAGCCGTTCGCGAACCGACTTTATCTAACGATTCCGCGCATGCTGCCGGGAGTTCCGGCGACGCTTGGGTACGTTGTGCGGCCGGAAAACAATGGCCGTACGGATCCGGAGATTGTGCCGTTCCCGTCGTGGGAGATGAACGAACGGGGTAACTGTTCGGCGCTACAGTTTGTCCAGGGCGTAGCGGTGGACAAGCACGGCATCATGTGGGTCGTCGATTCGGGACGCACCGAGACACTAACGCGTG GTAAAGATCATGTCGTCTGCCCGCCGAAGATCCTGTTGCTGGACCTCAAACGCAACGGTAGCATCATTCTGCGCTATCAGTTCCCGGAGTCGGTTGTACCTGCCGGTAATAATTACCTCAACAAGATTGTGGTAGATGACGCGTTCGGAGGGTTTGCCTACATCACCGACAACAGTGGTGCCGATCCAGGAATAGTGGTGTTTTCGCGCCGACTCCTCAAGTCGTGGAAGGTGCGAGAGAACAATTCGATGCGGGCAGCTCGCAATGCGGTCCGCTTTGCCGTCAACGGTACGGAGCTGAACTTTTCGATTCACATTGACAGTATCGCACTCGGACCATACTACAATCCCAACATTTCCCCGGACCAGCCGGTTTCGGATACGCTTGTCAACAGCCAGAACTACGAGCGTAACGTCTACTACAGCCCACTGTCCAGCTATCACGTCTACTCGCTGCCAGCATCCCTGCTGCGTGACCCGGAGTACAACGCCCGTGCGACCCCTCGCGACATTCTCGAAGCGGTCGTAGACTACGGTCAAAAGCAGTCGCAAACGGACGGCATGTTTATGGACAATCAGGGTGTGCTGTACTTCGGACTGCTCGGCGAACATGCCATCGCCAAGTGGGACAGCTACAAGCCGTTCACGGCGAAGAACCAGCAGATCATCGCGAAGGATGCCACCTACATCCAGTGGGTGGATAGTATGGGCATCGACCACGAAGGCTACCTGTACGTGGTGGTTAACCGATTGCACAACTTTGTCGCCGGTCGCCTTAACCCGCTCGAGGTGAACTTCCGCATACTGCGTGCGAAGACGGGTGCACTCAGCTACGTTTACACGCCGGACAACTTGTTCAACAGCGATGGGAAGTTCCTGTACTCGGGCGCGTCCGGTGAACCGTTTGCCGACAATGGGTTGATTTACCAGTACGAGGGTACAACGCCGGCCTCGAGCAGATTGGCAGCGGCGGGTATACTCGGTGGTGCAAGCGGTGCCGCGGTAAAGACATCCTTCGCCGGATTTATTGGTGCCCTTGTCCTGTGCGGCGTGACTAGCATGTTGGGCCGGTGGGGTGTTGCTTGA